One Hordeum vulgare subsp. vulgare chromosome 4H, MorexV3_pseudomolecules_assembly, whole genome shotgun sequence DNA window includes the following coding sequences:
- the LOC123449307 gene encoding microtubule-associated protein 70-4-like: MGSLGSEVGHGGREMFHGHPDPVVDELNRLENLLREKERELGLAYSEIKGMKVTEALKDKAIAELSKELKKQDEKLSILEKQLEQKNLDVKRLCNERKEALSAQFAAEASLRRIHSAQREEEVVPFDAIIGPLESDIKKYKHEIAVLQDDKKALERHLKLNEAAFAEAGDILRSALERALIVEDVQNQNIELKKQMEIYHEENMLLEKSNRQKVLEIEKLTHTVGELEESILTTRDVANAVHFYQNQATRLNEEKKTLERELARAKVYVNRVATTTANEWKDDADKLMPVKRWLEERRLLQGEIQRLRDKIAIAERSAKVEAQLNDKLKRRLKSLEEDMRNGKPNAPSIETNRKSTLKRSTSQPRQPSTPRMSQQLASFEGIVDKRRPISQPRVATAGKVLRQPNSDTEPAEKARNVKQPGSPRARTAAARKDRPVKNHLWATSKVTSDAGKENKEQNPNYKPHSSAPHVEEHDSTKPQAVVFDVNGDCGVQCSEHHKAMDLENLDDEKVDASNAESTQGGNRGN, from the exons ATGGGTAGCTTGGGATCGGAGGTCGGCCATGGCGGCAGGGAGATGTTCCATGGCCACCCCGACCCCGTCGTCGACGAGCTCAACAGGCTGGAGAATCTTCTCAGAG AAAAGGAACGAGAACTTGGACTCGCATACAGTGAAATAAAAGGTATGAAGGTGAcagaagctctgaaggacaaggccATTGCCGAG CTGAGCAAGGAACTGAAGAAACAGGACGAGAAGCTGAGCATCCTGGAGAAGCAGCTTGAGCAGAAG AATCTGGATGTGAAAAGGTTATGCAATGAGCGCAAGGAAGCGTTGTCTGCACAGTTCGCTGCTGAGGCATCGCTCAGGAGGATCCACTCGGCCCAGAGAGAAGAGGAAGTGGTTCCCTTTGATGCCATCATAGGGCCCCTGGAGTCTGACATCAAGAAGTACAAGCATGAG ATTGCGGTGCTCCAGGACGACAAGAAGGCGCTCGAACGGCACCTGAAGCTCAATGAGGCGGCGTTCGCTGAGGCTGGGGACATTCTGCGCAGCGCACTCGAGAGAGCGCTGATCGTAGAGGATGTCCAGAACCAGAATATTGAGCTGAAGAAACAGATGGAGATCTACCAT GAGGAGAACATGCTTCTGGAGAAGAGCAACAGGCAGAAAGTCCTGGAAATTGAGAAGCTCACCCACACCGTTGGTGAGCTTGAGGAGTCCATTCTCACCACCAGAGATGTTGCCAACGCTGTGCACTTCTACCAGAACCAGGCTACCAGGTTGAAT gaggagaagaagacgctTGAGAGGGAGCTGGCTCGGGCTAAAGTCTACGTCAACCGTGTGGCGACAACAACAGCAAACGAATGGAAGGACGACGCTGATAAACTGATGCCGGTAAAGAGATGGCTGGAAGAACGAAGACTCCTGCAG GGAGAGATACAACGGCTGCGCGACAAGATAGCCATAGCAGAGAGGTCAGCAAAGGTGGAAGCCCAGCTGAAT GACAAACTCAAAAGGAGATTGAAATCATTGGAAGAGGACATGAgaaatggaaaacccaacgcacctTCCATTGAGACCAACAGGAAAAGCACTCTGAAAAGATCAACATCTCAACCAAGACAACCAAGCACACCTAGAATGTCACAGCAATTGGCTTCATTTGAAGGCATTGTTGACAAGAGAAGACCAATATCTCAACCAAGGGTGGCCACAGCAGGGAAGGTGCTGAGGCAACCTAATTCAGACACTGAGCCTGCAGAGAAGGCGAGAAACGTTAAACAACCTGGCAGCCCAAGAGCAAGAACAGCTGCTGCTAGAAAGGATCGTCCTGTGAAAAATCACCTGTGGGCGACAAGTAAAGTGACCAGTGATGCTGGCAAAGAGAACAAGGAGCAGAATCCAAATTACAAGCCACATTCAAGTGCTCCACATGTGGAGGAACATGATAGCACAAAGCCACAAGCTGTAGTATTTGATGTGAATGGGGACTGTGGAGTTCAGTGCAGTGAACATCACAAAGCCATGGATTTGGAGAACTTGGAtgatgaaaaagtggatgctTCGAATGCAGAGAGTACCCAGGGTGGCAACAGGGGAAACTAA